In Centropristis striata isolate RG_2023a ecotype Rhode Island chromosome 15, C.striata_1.0, whole genome shotgun sequence, a genomic segment contains:
- the hunk gene encoding hormonally up-regulated neu tumor-associated kinase homolog A has translation MPVADSDMVVDNSHGLYEGKTPNSAGNESSLPASLCSPAADILKNFYHTKRVGNYLIGRKLGEGSFAKVREGLHAMTGEKVAVKVIDKRKAKKDSYVTKNLRREGHIQQMIRHPNITQLLDILETENSYYLVMELCPGGNLMNRIYDKKRLDERETQKYIRQLVLAVEHLHRAGVVHRDLKIENLLLDEQDNIKLIDFGLSNCAGILGYSDPFSTQCGSPAYAAPELLSRKKYGPKVDVWSIGVNMYAMLTGTLPFTVEPFSLRALHQKMVDKEMNPLPPSLSTAAICLLKKLLEPDPNKRPNIHQVMADSWLQLANKNTGAPYLNRIHIEEINHTVLLHMTEKMSYKHSEVLSAVLTNRACHTLAVYFLLNKKMKRLSKEYREMQFQEKKKGEKQKSEYFQTQWRKHVDKLTIPPKQTPVYLAVAKGPSKEKKHKTGLLRAITGGHRNSPLAPPGTVASSSMEYLEIQPLFSNTPQQRRRLATLPQVNTSPEHNIPAPPAPSPIGMHSFGSLSKAEQIEDTPASPWYKLTNGTLSPPRHVSAFQPDSSYLKKATIPSPPVLIVNPQPKKSISSDWGGSSDTSGSPPSTVGSPPGSSAFSPPKSAFSPLNPTSAFSPPSNSSGSSDPDSPTHRSKFPSMGIGQILKKKVQLQPFSFRPEQVVEEVVSPPPYPMQTLLCASGALKTLC, from the exons ATGCCAGTTGCAGACAGCGACATGGTAGTGGACAACAGCCACGGGTTATATGAGGGTAAAACCCCGAATAGTGCCGGGAATGAGAGCAGCCTGCCGGCCTCTCTATGCAGTCCTGCGGCGGACATCCTCAAGAACTTTTACCACACCAAACGGGTCGGGAACTATCTGATCGGGAGGAAGCTGGGAGAAGGATCGTTCGCCAAAGTTAGAGAAGGTCTCCATGCGATGACGGGAGAAAAG GTGGCGGTGAAGGTGATAGACAAGCGGAAGGCCAAGAAAGACTCCTATGTGACCAAAAACCTGCGGCGGGAGGGCCACATCCAGCAGATGATCCGCCACCCCAACATCACGCAGCTGCTGGACATCCTGGAGACGGAGAACAGCTACTACCTGGTGATGGAGCTGTGTCCCGGCGGGAACCTCATGAACCGCATCTACGATAAGAAACGCCTGGATGAGCGAGAGACTCAAAAATACATTCGGCAGTTGGTGCTGGCCGTTGAGCACCTGCACAGGGCGGGTGTGGTGCACAG GGATCTCAAGATAGAAAACCTCCTGTTGGATGAGCAGGACAACATAAAGCTCATAG ATTTTGGCCTCAGTAACTGCGCTGGCATCTTGGGATACTCAGACCCATTCAGCACCCAGTGTGGAAGTCCAGCCTACGCCGCCCCGGAGCTGCTCTCCAGGAAGAAGTACGGGCCGAAGGTGGATGTCTGGTCCAT CGGTGTGAACATGTATGCGATGCTGACTGGGACTCTGCCGTTCACCGTGGAGCCCTTCAGTCTCAGAGCCCTGCATCAGAAGATGGTGGACAAGGAAATGAACCCTctacctccctccctctcaacAG cTGCCATCTGTCTTCTGAAGAAGCTTCTTGAGCCAGATCCCAACAAGCGTCCCAATATCCATCAGGTGATGGCTGATTCCTGGCTACAGCTGGCCAACAAGAACACAGGGGCACCGTACCTCAACAG GATCCATATCGAGGAAATAAACCACACGGTGTTGCTGCATATGACTGAGAAGATGAGCTACAAGCACAGCGAGGTGCTGAGCGCCGTCCTCACTAACCGTGCCTGCCACACTCTTGCTGTCTATTTCCTCctcaacaaaaaaatgaagagaCTCTCAAAAGAGTACCGG gagatgcagtttcaagaaaaaaagaaaggagaaaaacagaaaagcgAATACTTCCAGACCCAGTGGAGAAAGCATGTGGACAAGCTCACCATCCCCCCCAAGCAGACGCCGGTCTACCTGGCGGTAGCAAAGGGGCCCagcaaggaaaagaaacacaaaacag GTCTATTGCGTGCCATAACTGGCGGCCATCGCAATTCACCTCTGGCACCACCTGGCACCGTCGCCTCTTCCTCCATGGAATACCTTGAGATCCAACCTCTTTTTTCCAACACCCCTCAGCAACGGAGGCGTCTGGCCACCCTTCCACAAGTCAATACGAGCCCAGAACACAACATACCCGCTCCACCAGCACCATCACCGATCGGCATGCATTCTTTTGGCTCCCTCTCCAAAGCCGAGCAAATTGAAGACACCCCCGCCTCGCCCTGGTACAAGCTGACCAACGGAACTCTGTCTCCTCCCCGCCACGTCTCTGCCTTCCAACCCGACTCCTCTTACTTGAAGAAGGCCACAATCCCCAGTCCTCCCGTCCTCATTGTGAACCCGCAGCCCAAGAAAAGCATCTCGTCAGATTGGGGTGGTTCTTCTGACACCAGCGGCAGCCCTCCCAGCACTGTAGGAAGCCCCCCGGGCAGCTCGGCTTTCAGCCCTCCGAAGTCCGCCTTCAGTCCCCTCAACCCCACCTCAGCGTTCAGCCCTCCTTCCaacagcagcggcagcagcgaTCCCGACAGCCCCACGCACCGCAGCAAATTCCCCTCAATGGGAATTGGACAGATCTTAAAAAAGAAGGTCCAGCTGCAGCCGTTCTCCTTCCGGCCAGAACAGGTAGTTGAAGAAGTGGTGTCCCCTCCTCCCTACCCCATGCAGACTCTCCTCTGTGCTTCAGGTGCACTCAAGACTCTCTGCTGA
- the mis18a gene encoding protein Mis18-alpha isoform X2, with product MASGGEALKRRQKSLNITYESGIDSTIVEEKSFDQAEEDEDEEDEPVVFICGKCKLPVGDSMSWDGSEDVQNQIRLKRVTDNVVMGTSTRMHEISKQSVCLIVDLICRGCDSVLGMVYSSTPKDLDHKRFAFFFNVANIDSYVLGSASQMLAAEGPEEQPVTLESRGTVEQQLAEMKLLVLSMAQRLEEIEFGLMEESDAA from the exons ATGGCGTCGGGAGGAGAGGCGTTAAAACGGCGACAGAAAAGTCTAAATATCACGTATGAGTCGGGTATAGACTCTACTATTGTGGAAGAAAAGTCGTTTGACCAAGcagaggaggacgaggacgaggaggatGAACCTGTGGTCTTCATCTGCGGGAAGTGCAAGCTGCCTGTCGGGGATTCAATGTCCTGGGATGGAAGTGAAGACGTCCAAAACCAAATACGGTTAAAAC GGGTCACTGACAACGTTGTGATGGGAACGAGCACGCGCATGCATGAAATAAGCAAACAATCTGTCTG TTTGATCGTGGATCTGATCTGTCGAGGCTGCGACTCTGTGCTTGGCATGGTTTACTCATCCACACCTAAAGACCTGGACCACAAgagatttgcattttttttcaatgtagcAAACATTGACAG CTATGTGTTAGGCTCTGCAAGCCAGATGTTGGCAGCAGAGGGCCCCGAAGAGCAGCCAGTCACACTGGAGAGCCGAGGCACTGTTGAACAACAGCTGGCAGAG ATGAAACTGCTGGTATTGTCCATGGcacagaggctggaggagatcGAATTCGGCCTTATGGAGGAAAGCGATGCGGCATGA
- the mis18a gene encoding protein Mis18-alpha isoform X1 produces MASGGEALKRRQKSLNITYESGIDSTIVEEKSFDQAEEDEDEEDEPVVFICGKCKLPVGDSMSWDGSEDVQNQIRLKRVTDNVVMGTSTRMHEISKQSVCLIVDLICRGCDSVLGMVYSSTPKDLDHKRFAFFFNVANIDSYVLGSASQMLAAEGPEEQPVTLESRGTVEQQLAEAQTCFAGNRFSQQNVKVSRMNRLVCSQLI; encoded by the exons ATGGCGTCGGGAGGAGAGGCGTTAAAACGGCGACAGAAAAGTCTAAATATCACGTATGAGTCGGGTATAGACTCTACTATTGTGGAAGAAAAGTCGTTTGACCAAGcagaggaggacgaggacgaggaggatGAACCTGTGGTCTTCATCTGCGGGAAGTGCAAGCTGCCTGTCGGGGATTCAATGTCCTGGGATGGAAGTGAAGACGTCCAAAACCAAATACGGTTAAAAC GGGTCACTGACAACGTTGTGATGGGAACGAGCACGCGCATGCATGAAATAAGCAAACAATCTGTCTG TTTGATCGTGGATCTGATCTGTCGAGGCTGCGACTCTGTGCTTGGCATGGTTTACTCATCCACACCTAAAGACCTGGACCACAAgagatttgcattttttttcaatgtagcAAACATTGACAG CTATGTGTTAGGCTCTGCAAGCCAGATGTTGGCAGCAGAGGGCCCCGAAGAGCAGCCAGTCACACTGGAGAGCCGAGGCACTGTTGAACAACAGCTGGCAGAG GCCCAAACCTGTTTTGCTGGCAACCGGTTTTCTCAACAAAATGTTAAAGTAAGTAGGATGAACAGGCTTGTCTGTTCACAACTCATATAG